Proteins encoded within one genomic window of Amycolatopsis nigrescens CSC17Ta-90:
- a CDS encoding type III PLP-dependent enzyme, whose protein sequence is MRTDTRNRIERFLTEHAPPTPCLVVDTDAVSSRVRELTAEFPDAGLRYAVKANPEPAVVAAVLAAGGGFDVAGPAETDLCLAAGARPEALSYGNTIKKPADIAHAYARGVREFVSDAEGDVDNLACFAPGASVSVRLLLDGPSSATPFGRKFGCEPPVAVELLRRAAARGLDPAGLSFHVGSQQLDPVAWEHGISASAKVFAELAADGIALRRLNIGGGFGVPYAEPAPALADYAAAVRNSLRAHFPAGVPELLLEPGRILVAGAGLLRTEVILVAGRASDDPRRWVYLDAGRYNGLAETENEAIRYRFEPVGDRGGEHGPVIIAGPTCDGDDVLYQHTPYALPLALRAGDLLDIPDTGAYTTSYSSICFNGIEPLKTYCLAGGEPVDAH, encoded by the coding sequence GTGCGAACAGACACCCGGAACAGGATCGAACGGTTCCTCACCGAGCACGCGCCGCCGACGCCGTGCCTCGTCGTCGACACGGACGCGGTGAGCAGCCGGGTCCGCGAGCTCACCGCCGAGTTCCCGGACGCCGGGCTGCGCTACGCGGTCAAGGCCAACCCGGAGCCCGCCGTGGTGGCCGCCGTGCTGGCCGCCGGTGGCGGTTTCGACGTGGCCGGGCCCGCCGAAACGGACCTCTGCCTGGCTGCCGGCGCGCGGCCGGAGGCGCTGTCCTACGGCAACACGATCAAGAAGCCGGCCGACATCGCGCACGCCTACGCGCGGGGCGTCCGGGAGTTCGTCTCCGACGCCGAGGGCGACGTGGACAACCTGGCCTGCTTCGCGCCCGGCGCCTCGGTGAGCGTCCGCCTGCTGCTCGACGGGCCTTCCTCGGCCACCCCGTTCGGGCGCAAGTTCGGCTGCGAGCCGCCGGTGGCGGTGGAGCTGCTCCGGCGGGCGGCCGCGCGCGGGCTGGACCCGGCCGGGCTGAGCTTCCACGTCGGTTCCCAGCAGCTCGACCCGGTCGCATGGGAGCACGGCATCTCGGCCTCCGCCAAGGTGTTCGCCGAGCTCGCCGCGGACGGCATCGCCCTGCGGCGGCTGAACATCGGCGGCGGCTTCGGGGTGCCCTACGCCGAACCGGCGCCCGCGCTGGCGGACTATGCCGCCGCCGTCCGGAACTCGCTCCGCGCGCACTTCCCGGCCGGCGTGCCCGAACTGCTGCTGGAGCCGGGCCGGATCCTGGTCGCCGGTGCGGGACTGCTGCGCACCGAGGTGATCCTGGTCGCCGGCCGGGCGTCCGACGACCCGAGGCGCTGGGTCTACCTCGACGCCGGCCGCTACAACGGGCTGGCGGAGACCGAGAACGAGGCGATCCGGTACCGCTTCGAGCCGGTCGGCGACCGTGGCGGGGAACACGGGCCGGTGATCATCGCGGGACCGACGTGCGATGGTGACGACGTGCTCTACCAACACACGCCCTACGCACTGCCGCTGGCGCTGCGCGCGGGCGACCTGCTCGACATCCCGGACACCGGCGCGTACACCACCAGTTACTCGTCGATCTGCTTCAACGGCATCGAACCCTTGAAGACCTACTGCCTGGCCGGTGGGGAACCCGTCGATGCGCACTGA
- a CDS encoding DUF485 domain-containing protein, translating to MQNVAQTTAARNAVEDTGQLPVLFGAAGVTSEAPPPGRAATGPDYVDIQRSERFVAMRSRLRRFIFPMSLLFFAWYMVYVLLAAYAHDFMSTKVFGEVNAGIVLGVLQFLSTIGITAAYLRFARRRIDPEVAEIRKQAGADSK from the coding sequence ATGCAGAACGTGGCGCAGACGACCGCGGCCAGGAACGCCGTGGAGGACACCGGGCAGCTGCCCGTCCTCTTCGGAGCCGCCGGTGTCACCTCCGAAGCGCCGCCACCGGGCAGGGCCGCCACCGGTCCGGACTATGTGGACATTCAGCGCAGCGAGCGGTTCGTGGCGATGCGAAGCAGGCTGCGCCGGTTCATCTTCCCGATGAGCCTGCTGTTCTTCGCCTGGTACATGGTCTACGTACTGCTCGCCGCCTACGCGCACGACTTCATGAGCACCAAGGTGTTCGGCGAGGTCAATGCCGGGATCGTGCTCGGCGTTCTGCAGTTCCTGAGCACCATCGGAATCACCGCGGCGTACCTCCGGTTCGCCCGGCGGCGGATCGACCCCGAGGTCGCCGAAATTCGCAAGCAGGCGGGAGCCGACAGCAAATGA
- a CDS encoding solute symporter family protein codes for MTGNLAAATTNSDPLVNTLVFGLFVVITLFVVYRVSSRSKSTTDYYAAGSAFTGRQNGIALSGDFLSAASFLGIAGAIAIHGYDGFLYSIGFLVAWLVDLLLIAELIRNTGRFTMGDVLSYRMRKRRVRAASATSTLVISFFYMLAQMAGAGGLIALLLNVHGGFGQALVIGGVGLVMVLYVLVGGMKGTTWVQIIKATILILCAVLMTVFLFGKFGFSFSNLLSAATEKSPMGDKLLEPGGLYGANDTSKLDFVSLAVALVLGAAALPHVLMRFYTVPNSREARRSVVWATACMFVFYLCTLVIGFGAAALVGADEIKSAPGGENSAAPLLALHIGGTLLLGIISAVAFATILAVVAGLTITASASFAHDVYANIFKKGKAAPADEVRVARLTAVAIGVLAIVGGILANGQNIAFLVALAFAVAASANLSTLLYSLFWKRFNTAGTLWGIYGGLGACLLLVFFSPVVSGSPDSIFSAVDFHWFPLKNPGLVSIPFSFLCGYLGTVLSKDKADPRKHAEMEVRSLTGIGS; via the coding sequence ATGACCGGAAATCTCGCCGCCGCCACGACGAACAGCGACCCACTGGTCAACACCCTGGTGTTCGGCCTGTTCGTGGTGATCACGCTGTTCGTGGTCTACCGGGTCAGCAGCCGGAGCAAGTCGACCACCGACTACTACGCCGCGGGAAGCGCGTTCACCGGGCGCCAGAACGGAATCGCGCTCTCCGGGGACTTCCTTTCCGCGGCCTCGTTCCTCGGTATCGCCGGGGCTATCGCGATCCACGGCTACGACGGTTTCCTCTATTCGATCGGCTTTCTGGTCGCCTGGCTGGTCGATCTGCTGCTGATCGCCGAACTCATCCGCAACACCGGCCGGTTCACCATGGGCGACGTGCTCAGCTACCGGATGCGCAAACGCCGGGTGCGCGCCGCGTCGGCCACCTCCACCCTGGTGATCTCCTTCTTCTACATGCTCGCCCAGATGGCGGGGGCCGGCGGGCTGATCGCGCTGCTGCTGAACGTGCACGGCGGTTTCGGGCAGGCGCTGGTGATCGGCGGGGTCGGCCTGGTCATGGTGCTGTACGTGCTGGTCGGCGGGATGAAGGGGACCACATGGGTCCAGATCATCAAGGCCACCATCCTGATCCTGTGCGCCGTGCTGATGACCGTTTTCCTCTTCGGCAAGTTCGGTTTCAGCTTCTCGAACCTGCTTTCCGCGGCCACCGAAAAAAGCCCGATGGGCGACAAGTTGCTCGAACCGGGCGGGCTTTACGGCGCGAACGACACCAGCAAGCTCGATTTCGTCTCGCTGGCCGTGGCACTGGTACTCGGCGCGGCCGCGCTCCCGCATGTGCTGATGCGCTTCTACACGGTGCCGAACTCCCGGGAAGCGCGCCGTTCGGTGGTGTGGGCGACCGCGTGCATGTTCGTCTTCTACCTGTGCACCCTGGTCATCGGCTTCGGCGCGGCCGCGCTGGTCGGCGCGGACGAGATCAAGAGCGCGCCGGGCGGGGAGAACTCCGCGGCGCCGCTGCTCGCCCTGCACATCGGGGGCACGCTGCTGCTCGGCATCATCTCCGCGGTCGCGTTCGCCACCATTCTCGCCGTCGTGGCCGGCCTGACCATCACCGCGTCCGCGTCCTTCGCGCACGACGTGTACGCGAACATCTTCAAGAAGGGCAAGGCCGCGCCCGCCGACGAGGTCAGGGTCGCCAGGCTGACCGCGGTGGCGATCGGCGTGCTGGCCATCGTCGGCGGCATCCTGGCCAACGGGCAGAACATCGCGTTCCTGGTCGCGCTGGCCTTCGCGGTGGCGGCGTCGGCGAACCTGTCCACCCTGCTCTACTCGCTGTTCTGGAAGCGGTTCAACACCGCGGGCACGCTGTGGGGGATCTACGGCGGGCTGGGCGCCTGCCTGCTGCTGGTGTTCTTCTCCCCGGTGGTGTCCGGTTCGCCCGATTCGATCTTCTCCGCGGTCGACTTCCACTGGTTCCCGCTGAAGAATCCCGGCCTGGTGTCCATCCCGTTCTCCTTCCTCTGCGGCTACCTCGGCACCGTGCTCAGCAAGGACAAGGCCGACCCGCGCAAGCACGCCGAGATGGAGGTCCGTTCGCTGACCGGGATCGGCTCTTGA